In a genomic window of Enterobacter asburiae:
- a CDS encoding PAAR domain-containing protein, with amino-acid sequence MATGHFLRIGDKTTCGGSILSGSPNHSFGGIATARNGDSVSCGKDGKVYHIAGGIPTYSIHGVAAAGTLHSRSTCPCNASFISSFPNASYWVEEKKAVKAVPVVTAAPLAAPPPTKAEEPVQHAQTAKKPHKEETKREPVDAGFCVLPFGAETGAYERYLFEGSSPAGTKELYRSLNGEGKEYKAGSIMLLVDPEKQDDEQIAHMQSAKQRIDTALEPLTHQEANFLHNHYGTIANFSNIADKGIGLAADPVGKYFENIEKILKEIQETYKNTYMTRGALIGEQFYVRRTQLFKELERELKVGFLNKAMKFGEYTKIKNALGLSTSSITHKWNETGISDIDGYATHIKRAAKYVAAMRYVGYVGIGFSALHSINEINEACSVGREDECTKKKYTEIGSFAGSTGGGILAGGMAVPLCIAIGVGTAGTGGLVCAVIAGGTLGYVGGEAGGWGGEKVGNTLYNVIEGSK; translated from the coding sequence ATGGCTACTGGTCATTTTTTGAGGATTGGCGACAAAACAACGTGCGGCGGTAGTATTCTTTCAGGGTCCCCAAATCACAGCTTTGGAGGGATTGCGACCGCGAGAAATGGCGATTCAGTCTCTTGTGGTAAAGATGGCAAGGTATACCATATCGCAGGTGGTATACCCACTTACTCGATTCATGGAGTTGCCGCAGCAGGTACCTTGCATAGCCGCAGTACATGCCCCTGTAACGCAAGTTTCATTTCGTCATTCCCAAATGCTTCCTATTGGGTTGAGGAGAAGAAAGCGGTTAAGGCTGTCCCTGTAGTTACTGCCGCCCCTTTAGCTGCTCCACCACCAACAAAAGCGGAAGAACCCGTACAGCACGCCCAGACAGCTAAAAAACCACATAAGGAAGAAACTAAACGTGAACCAGTAGATGCTGGCTTCTGTGTACTTCCTTTCGGTGCTGAAACTGGTGCTTATGAGCGATACTTATTCGAAGGTAGTTCACCAGCAGGTACAAAAGAGCTTTACCGTTCACTGAATGGGGAAGGTAAGGAATATAAAGCGGGTTCTATTATGCTTCTTGTTGATCCTGAAAAGCAGGATGATGAACAGATAGCACATATGCAGTCTGCAAAACAACGTATTGATACAGCATTAGAACCGCTTACACATCAAGAAGCTAACTTCTTACACAATCACTATGGCACAATAGCTAACTTTAGCAACATCGCTGATAAAGGCATTGGCCTTGCTGCTGATCCTGTCGGAAAGTACTTCGAGAATATAGAGAAGATCCTGAAAGAAATTCAGGAAACGTACAAAAATACTTACATGACAAGAGGGGCCTTGATTGGTGAACAGTTCTATGTGAGACGTACACAATTGTTTAAAGAGCTTGAAAGAGAACTAAAAGTAGGTTTCCTAAACAAGGCTATGAAATTTGGCGAGTACACAAAAATAAAAAATGCTCTTGGCTTGTCAACAAGTTCAATTACTCATAAATGGAATGAGACAGGAATAAGTGATATTGATGGCTATGCTACGCATATAAAACGAGCGGCAAAATATGTAGCAGCTATGAGATATGTTGGCTATGTAGGGATCGGCTTTAGTGCCCTTCATTCTATTAATGAAATTAATGAGGCTTGTTCTGTTGGTCGCGAAGATGAATGTACCAAAAAGAAATACACTGAAATAGGTAGTTTTGCAGGTAGCACTGGTGGCGGTATTCTTGCAGGTGGTATGGCTGTTCCACTTTGTATAGCCATTGGCGTTGGTACGGCTGGGACAGGTGGATTAGTTTGTGCTGTTATCGCTGGAGGGACTTTAGGTTATGTTGGTGGGGAAGCTGGCGGCTGGGGGGGCGAAAAGGTAGGAAACACCCTTTATAATGTTATAGAAGGTTCAAAATGA
- a CDS encoding pyridoxal phosphatase — MTFKVIALDLDGTLLTPQKKILPESILALQNARKSGAKVVIVTGRHHVAIHPFYQALELDTPAICCNGALLYDYIGKRVLTSDPLLPDQATQLVKLLDTHNVHGLMYADDAMFYSEVTGHITRTETWARTLPEHQRPVFKLVDSLGAAARDVDKIWKFALTDSDIDKLKKFTQVVEREIGLTCEWSWHDQVDIAQTGNSKGKRLTQWVESQCLSMKDVIAFGDNFNDVSMLQSAGLGVAMGNASDEVKACANVVIGTNTESSIAEVLNQYFEQVPA; from the coding sequence ATGACCTTTAAAGTTATTGCCCTTGATCTCGACGGCACGCTACTTACCCCACAAAAAAAAATACTCCCTGAATCCATACTGGCCCTTCAGAATGCCCGTAAATCTGGTGCAAAGGTAGTAATCGTGACCGGACGACATCATGTAGCAATCCATCCTTTCTATCAGGCGTTAGAGCTAGATACACCCGCTATATGCTGTAACGGGGCATTGCTTTACGATTACATAGGAAAACGAGTACTTACCTCTGATCCTCTACTTCCAGATCAGGCTACGCAACTTGTAAAACTGCTAGATACTCATAATGTTCATGGCTTAATGTACGCAGACGATGCAATGTTTTACAGTGAAGTAACTGGACATATTACACGTACTGAAACATGGGCTAGAACGTTACCTGAACATCAACGCCCGGTGTTCAAACTCGTTGATTCTTTAGGGGCTGCTGCTCGTGACGTAGATAAGATCTGGAAGTTCGCCCTAACTGATAGTGATATCGATAAGTTGAAAAAATTTACTCAAGTGGTTGAGAGGGAGATCGGCCTTACCTGTGAATGGTCATGGCATGATCAAGTTGATATCGCCCAAACAGGCAATAGTAAAGGTAAACGCCTTACGCAGTGGGTTGAGTCACAGTGTTTATCAATGAAGGATGTGATCGCTTTTGGCGATAACTTTAATGATGTGAGTATGCTACAAAGTGCGGGATTAGGTGTAGCAATGGGTAATGCCTCTGACGAGGTTAAAGCATGTGCAAATGTTGTGATTGGTACTAATACTGAATCTAGCATTGCTGAGGTACTTAATCAGTACTTTGAACAAGTACCTGCATAA
- the pgl gene encoding 6-phosphogluconolactonase translates to MKQTVYTASPESQQIHVWRLNAEGSLTLVQVVDVPGQVQPMVISPDKRFLYVGVRPEFRVLAYRISPDDGALTYTAEAPLPGSPTHISTDRKGNFVFSGSYNAGCVSVTRLEDGIPTDTVDVVEGLEGCHSANISPDNRTLWVPALKQDRICLFTLSDDGHLVAQNPAEVTTVEGAGPRHMVFHPNQQYAYVVNELNSSVDVWELKDPNGQIECVQTLDMMPSDFSDTRWAADIHITPDGRHLYACDRTSSLITVFSVSEDGSVLAIEGFQPTETQPRGFNIDHSGKYLIAAGQKSHHIALYEIKGEQGLLEEKGRYAVGQGPMWVVVNAH, encoded by the coding sequence ATGAAACAAACCGTTTATACCGCCAGTCCTGAAAGTCAGCAGATCCACGTCTGGCGCTTGAATGCAGAAGGTTCGCTCACGCTGGTTCAGGTTGTTGATGTGCCGGGCCAGGTGCAACCGATGGTCATCAGCCCGGATAAACGTTTCTTGTACGTGGGTGTGCGCCCGGAGTTTCGCGTGCTGGCCTACCGTATCTCTCCTGACGACGGCGCGCTGACCTACACCGCTGAAGCGCCCTTGCCGGGCAGCCCAACCCACATCTCGACCGATCGTAAAGGCAACTTCGTTTTCAGCGGCTCCTATAATGCGGGCTGCGTCAGCGTGACGCGACTTGAAGATGGTATTCCGACGGATACCGTGGATGTGGTTGAAGGGCTGGAAGGCTGTCACTCGGCGAATATCTCTCCGGACAACCGCACGCTGTGGGTGCCTGCGCTGAAGCAGGATCGTATCTGCCTGTTCACCCTGAGCGACGATGGTCACCTGGTGGCGCAGAATCCGGCTGAGGTCACCACCGTTGAGGGCGCAGGTCCTCGCCATATGGTCTTCCACCCGAACCAGCAATATGCCTACGTCGTCAATGAACTGAACAGCTCTGTGGACGTATGGGAACTGAAAGATCCAAACGGTCAGATTGAGTGCGTGCAGACGCTGGATATGATGCCGTCTGACTTCTCCGATACCCGCTGGGCGGCGGATATTCACATCACGCCGGATGGCCGCCACCTTTACGCCTGCGACCGTACCTCCAGCCTGATTACCGTGTTTAGCGTCTCTGAAGACGGCAGCGTGCTGGCGATTGAAGGTTTCCAGCCAACGGAAACCCAGCCGCGCGGCTTTAATATCGATCACAGCGGTAAATACCTGATTGCGGCGGGGCAGAAATCCCACCACATCGCGCTGTATGAAATCAAAGGCGAGCAGGGGCTGCTGGAAGAGAAAGGACGGTACGCCGTCGGCCAGGGGCCAATGTGGGTAGTGGTAAACGCTCACTAA
- the tisB gene encoding type I toxin-antitoxin system toxin TisB, with product MSGVEWAILFLQLMVAIMQLLDAYLKFGA from the coding sequence ATGAGCGGTGTGGAATGGGCAATTCTGTTCCTGCAACTTATGGTTGCGATTATGCAACTATTGGATGCGTATCTTAAGTTTGGTGCCTGA
- a CDS encoding putative acyl-CoA thioester hydrolase: MNISRISRLALALAFGVTLSACSSTPPDQRPSEQVAPGTASRPILSADEAKNFDRAHYFSAMDPNAAPWTPSSINLPKQPDFVVGPAGAQGVTHTSIQAAVDAAITKHSASRQYIAILPGEYEGTVYVPAAPGSITIYGLGEKALDVKIGLAIDSEIDNNTWRHLVNPAGKYMPGKPAWYMFDNCQSKRSATVGVMCSAVFWSQNNGLQLQNLTIQNTLGDSVDAGNHQAVALRSDGDKVQINNVNILGRQNTFFVTNSGVQNTLQNNRLTRTLVTNSYVEGDVDLVSGRGAVVFDNTDFRVVNSRTQQEGYVFAPATQSNLFYGFLAVNSRFNAAGDGVAQLGRSLDVDSATNGQVVIRDSVINEGFNVAKPWADAAVSKRPFSDNTGTMDDKGNVQRNLNDANFNRMWEYNNRGLGSNVVAEPKQ; this comes from the coding sequence TTGAACATTTCCAGGATTTCCCGTCTGGCGTTAGCGCTCGCCTTTGGCGTGACATTATCCGCATGCAGTTCAACACCACCGGATCAGCGACCTTCTGAGCAGGTAGCGCCCGGTACCGCTTCCCGCCCGATTTTGTCCGCAGATGAAGCGAAGAACTTCGACCGTGCCCACTACTTCTCGGCAATGGATCCTAACGCCGCGCCGTGGACACCGTCTTCAATTAACCTGCCAAAACAGCCTGACTTCGTGGTTGGCCCGGCGGGTGCGCAGGGCGTTACGCACACCTCCATTCAGGCTGCGGTTGACGCGGCCATTACTAAACACAGCGCGTCTCGCCAGTACATCGCGATCCTGCCGGGTGAATATGAAGGCACCGTGTATGTTCCGGCGGCCCCGGGCAGCATTACGATTTACGGTCTGGGCGAAAAAGCGCTCGACGTAAAAATTGGCCTGGCGATTGATTCCGAAATTGACAACAACACCTGGCGTCACCTGGTGAACCCGGCCGGCAAATATATGCCGGGCAAACCGGCGTGGTATATGTTTGATAACTGCCAGAGCAAGCGTTCCGCCACCGTTGGCGTGATGTGCTCGGCGGTATTCTGGTCTCAAAATAACGGCCTGCAGCTGCAGAACCTGACCATCCAGAATACCCTGGGCGACAGCGTAGATGCCGGTAACCACCAGGCCGTTGCGCTGCGTAGCGATGGCGATAAGGTGCAGATTAACAACGTCAACATTCTGGGTCGTCAGAACACCTTCTTCGTGACCAACAGCGGCGTGCAGAACACCCTGCAGAATAACCGCCTGACCCGTACGCTGGTGACCAACAGCTACGTTGAAGGTGACGTGGATCTGGTGTCCGGTCGCGGCGCGGTAGTGTTTGATAACACCGATTTCCGCGTGGTGAATTCCCGTACCCAGCAGGAAGGCTACGTGTTTGCGCCAGCAACTCAGTCTAACCTGTTCTACGGCTTCCTGGCCGTGAACAGCCGCTTCAACGCGGCCGGTGACGGCGTGGCGCAGCTGGGCCGCTCTCTGGACGTGGACTCTGCCACTAACGGCCAGGTCGTTATCCGCGACAGCGTGATCAACGAAGGCTTTAACGTGGCGAAGCCGTGGGCTGATGCCGCTGTCTCCAAACGTCCGTTCTCCGACAATACCGGTACGATGGATGATAAAGGGAACGTGCAGCGCAACCTGAACGACGCGAACTTCAACCGCATGTGGGAATACAACAACCGCGGTCTGGGCAGTAACGTGGTCGCTGAGCCGAAGCAGTAA